Proteins encoded together in one Corynebacterium liangguodongii window:
- a CDS encoding potassium channel family protein has protein sequence MGLTWRDRFRADADVSDTPVHTLIDVVRIPSAARATPWAIILNRFLYASILMVAVAFIVYLDKGGYSEELTFVDALYYSAVSLSTTGYGDITPVTQEARLMNIFLITPLRIAFLMLLVGTTLAVLTEDSRKTLQIQQWRRTVRNHTIVIGYGTKGRSAIDALLADGASPNTIVVVDQDAGVLARAEKRGLVTVHGNATKSDVLKIAGVTRARSVVVAPSSDDTAVLVTLSVRELAPSAMIVASVRESENQHLLMQSGADSVVVSSETAGRLLGIATVTPPVVAMMEDLLSPDEGFAVAERPIGDDEVGANPRHLADIVLGVVRSGELYRIDSPEAETVEPGDRLLYVRHTREITGKTEAASGN, from the coding sequence ATGGGGCTGACGTGGCGCGATCGCTTCCGCGCCGACGCCGACGTGAGCGATACCCCCGTGCACACGCTTATCGACGTCGTGCGGATCCCCTCGGCGGCGCGCGCGACGCCGTGGGCGATCATCCTCAACAGGTTTCTCTACGCCTCGATCCTCATGGTCGCTGTGGCCTTTATCGTCTACCTTGACAAGGGCGGCTACTCGGAGGAACTCACCTTCGTCGACGCCCTGTATTACTCGGCGGTATCGCTCTCGACAACGGGCTACGGCGATATCACCCCGGTGACGCAGGAGGCGAGGCTGATGAACATCTTCCTCATCACCCCGCTGCGCATCGCCTTCCTGATGCTGCTCGTCGGCACCACCCTGGCCGTGTTGACCGAAGATTCCCGCAAAACCCTTCAGATCCAGCAGTGGAGGAGAACCGTGCGCAACCACACCATCGTCATCGGCTACGGCACCAAGGGGCGCTCCGCCATCGACGCCCTGCTTGCTGACGGCGCCTCGCCGAACACCATCGTCGTCGTCGACCAGGACGCGGGAGTACTCGCCCGCGCGGAAAAGCGCGGCCTGGTCACGGTCCACGGCAACGCGACGAAGTCCGACGTGCTCAAGATCGCCGGGGTCACGAGGGCGCGCTCCGTCGTCGTCGCCCCGTCCAGCGATGACACCGCGGTGCTGGTCACGCTGTCGGTGCGGGAGCTTGCACCGAGTGCGATGATCGTGGCGTCGGTACGCGAGAGCGAAAACCAGCACCTGCTCATGCAATCGGGCGCGGATTCCGTCGTGGTCTCCTCGGAAACCGCCGGGCGCCTCCTCGGTATCGCCACCGTCACGCCGCCGGTGGTGGCGATGATGGAGGACCTGCTCAGCCCCGATGAGGGCTTCGCGGTGGCGGAGCGCCCGATCGGCGACGACGAGGTCGGGGCGAACCCGCGCCACCTCGCCGATATCGTGCTCGGCGTGGTGCGATCCGGCGAGCTCTACCGCATCGACTCGCCGGAGGCGGAGACGGTCGAGCCGGGCGATCGGCTCCTCTACGTTCGCCACACCCGAGAGATCACGGGAAAGACAGAGGCTGCCAGTGGCAATTGA
- a CDS encoding ATP-dependent helicase, with the protein MSPAVLSKYLGQKFPPTEQQAEIIGAEPGPLLVVAGAGAGKTETMAARVVWLVANGYARPEEVLGLTFTRKAAQELGKRIRDRLSALASNADLVRRLDPSGQLARSLEIIAPTVSTYDAYAGDLVREYGLLVPVEPDARMITDAELHAIAHEVVQDYAGTLLVPGGANPTPASVVTDLLDLVTNMGNDLAEPDEVAEHARTFLAETEALDGGKDPAKFTNEMTRWRATQERRRAYLPLVEKLASELAARGVVTFNEQMSVAARLASHHPAVGASQRSRFRVVMLDEYQDTSHAQRVLLRSLFGEGSGSSEDGRNPLTVTAVGDPMQAIYGWRGATVENLAAFVEDFPAPDGGPAPKMQLTTSWRNPPEVLALANEVSDALLGTGAKRPVAPLEPRPGAAPGEVLLGYFERDDEELDFLADELARQYNQAQEDGEPFSAAVLVRANKTSPEVAEALAARGIPYEIVGLAGLLDVPEVADTVAIATMLVRPDDSAAALRVLAGPAVGLGLDDLDALAARAANLRGARPEAEMLEDPLEHYRAQLRQLVEEAADITAGGDAPAGLTDAVADHGEEERYSQEGLARINALSSKLRRLRTQSLGKRLPDLFADIISVFGIRTEVLSRPSATGAAHLDRLLDVVATYPGTSLDSLLDYFQLAREHEGGLTPGNVVVASDRVQILTAHKAKGLEWDTVAVARADASTYKAQASTFLTQIGRVPDEDFDAFDDAEDRKQFAKAAKNYIAADREKMAEEAARLFYVAVTRTERKLIITASRTVPGRQSAAEPYEHFAAIRGLVPDHAVVAWAGGEGRGEGREESSAEETAPAEPVSFDREREGTWPHLRVDPADAAAADLVSAAIEDLPALTEGELYSLWERDTTALIEEHLAAQAPEVPVMLPGELTASDMVALKADPEQFARRARRPVPFKPNAYAKRGTAFHAWLEEFYHARPLLTEDELPGGEEPDVDKRTLELLKSNFEKSHWAAKTPAYVEQPFELALGSAVVRGRMDAVFEQGGSWVVVDWKTGTKPAPAQMESAKLQLAVYAEAWRRIAADGRPVRAMFFYVRTGEDFEPGELPGSAELERLLRQSAGHGLEFQADSGAERA; encoded by the coding sequence GAGATCATCGCGCCGACCGTGTCCACGTACGACGCCTACGCCGGCGACCTCGTGCGCGAATACGGCTTGCTCGTCCCGGTCGAGCCAGATGCGCGCATGATCACCGACGCGGAGCTGCACGCCATCGCACACGAGGTCGTGCAGGACTACGCCGGGACGCTCCTCGTGCCCGGCGGGGCGAACCCGACCCCCGCGTCTGTCGTCACCGACCTCCTCGACCTGGTGACCAACATGGGTAATGACCTCGCCGAACCCGACGAGGTTGCCGAGCATGCGCGCACGTTCCTCGCGGAGACGGAGGCGCTGGACGGGGGTAAGGATCCGGCGAAGTTCACCAACGAGATGACGAGATGGCGCGCTACCCAGGAGCGCCGCCGCGCCTACCTGCCGCTGGTGGAAAAGCTTGCCTCCGAGCTGGCCGCACGGGGCGTGGTCACCTTCAACGAGCAGATGTCCGTCGCCGCGCGGCTCGCTTCCCACCACCCGGCGGTGGGAGCATCCCAGCGCAGCCGCTTCCGAGTGGTCATGCTCGACGAATACCAAGACACCTCCCACGCGCAGCGCGTGTTGTTGCGCAGCCTCTTCGGCGAGGGCTCAGGCAGCAGCGAAGACGGCCGGAACCCGCTCACGGTCACCGCGGTGGGCGACCCCATGCAGGCCATCTACGGCTGGCGCGGGGCTACCGTGGAAAACCTCGCCGCCTTCGTCGAGGATTTCCCTGCCCCAGACGGCGGGCCCGCGCCAAAGATGCAGCTCACGACCTCGTGGCGCAATCCGCCGGAGGTGCTCGCACTCGCAAACGAGGTCTCGGACGCGCTGCTGGGCACCGGCGCGAAACGCCCTGTCGCGCCGCTCGAGCCGCGCCCGGGCGCGGCCCCCGGCGAGGTGCTGCTCGGCTACTTCGAGCGAGACGACGAAGAACTCGACTTCCTCGCCGACGAGCTCGCCCGGCAATACAACCAGGCCCAGGAAGACGGGGAGCCGTTCTCCGCGGCCGTGCTCGTGCGCGCCAACAAGACCTCTCCTGAGGTGGCAGAGGCGCTGGCCGCGCGCGGGATCCCCTACGAAATTGTCGGGCTGGCCGGCCTCCTCGACGTCCCCGAGGTCGCCGATACCGTGGCAATCGCCACAATGCTCGTGCGCCCGGACGACTCCGCTGCGGCGCTGCGTGTCTTGGCAGGGCCGGCGGTGGGGCTAGGCCTCGACGACCTCGATGCGCTCGCCGCCCGGGCCGCCAATCTGCGTGGCGCGCGCCCGGAAGCCGAGATGCTCGAGGACCCGCTCGAGCACTACCGGGCGCAGCTGCGCCAGCTCGTCGAGGAGGCCGCCGACATCACTGCGGGGGGCGACGCGCCGGCCGGCCTCACCGATGCTGTGGCGGACCACGGCGAGGAGGAGCGCTACAGCCAGGAAGGCCTCGCCCGCATCAACGCACTCTCCTCCAAGCTCCGCAGGCTGCGCACTCAGTCGCTGGGCAAGCGGCTGCCCGACTTGTTCGCCGACATCATCTCGGTCTTCGGCATCCGCACCGAGGTGCTCTCGCGCCCCTCCGCCACCGGGGCGGCCCACCTCGACCGCCTCTTGGACGTGGTCGCCACCTACCCGGGCACCAGCCTTGACTCCCTCCTGGACTACTTCCAGCTCGCGCGCGAGCACGAGGGCGGCCTCACCCCAGGAAACGTGGTCGTGGCCTCCGACAGGGTACAGATCCTCACCGCCCACAAGGCGAAGGGCCTCGAATGGGATACCGTCGCCGTCGCGCGCGCCGACGCCTCGACGTACAAGGCCCAGGCCTCGACGTTCCTCACCCAGATCGGGCGCGTGCCGGACGAAGACTTCGACGCCTTCGACGACGCTGAGGACCGCAAGCAGTTCGCGAAGGCGGCGAAGAACTACATCGCCGCAGACCGCGAGAAGATGGCGGAGGAGGCCGCCCGCCTGTTCTACGTCGCGGTTACCCGCACCGAGCGCAAGCTCATCATCACCGCCTCGCGCACCGTGCCCGGCCGCCAGAGCGCCGCGGAGCCCTACGAGCACTTCGCGGCGATCCGCGGGCTCGTCCCTGATCACGCCGTGGTGGCCTGGGCCGGGGGAGAAGGCAGGGGAGAAGGCAGGGAAGAAAGCTCTGCCGAAGAGACGGCCCCGGCCGAGCCTGTGAGCTTCGACCGCGAGCGGGAGGGGACCTGGCCGCACCTGCGCGTCGATCCCGCGGACGCGGCGGCGGCCGACCTCGTCTCCGCGGCCATCGAAGACCTCCCCGCGCTGACCGAGGGGGAGCTCTACTCCCTCTGGGAGCGCGACACCACGGCGCTCATCGAAGAACACCTCGCCGCGCAGGCCCCGGAGGTGCCGGTCATGCTGCCCGGCGAGCTCACGGCCTCCGACATGGTGGCGCTGAAGGCCGATCCGGAACAGTTTGCCCGCCGCGCGAGGCGCCCCGTGCCGTTTAAACCCAACGCGTACGCCAAGCGCGGCACCGCGTTCCACGCCTGGCTGGAAGAGTTCTACCACGCCCGCCCGCTGCTGACGGAAGATGAGCTTCCCGGGGGCGAGGAACCGGACGTGGACAAGCGCACGCTCGAGCTGCTCAAATCCAACTTCGAGAAAAGCCATTGGGCCGCGAAGACGCCCGCGTACGTCGAGCAGCCCTTCGAGCTCGCGCTCGGCTCCGCCGTGGTGCGGGGCAGGATGGACGCGGTCTTCGAGCAGGGGGGCAGCTGGGTGGTCGTGGACTGGAAGACGGGCACCAAGCCGGCCCCGGCCCAGATGGAGAGCGCGAAGCTCCAGCTCGCCGTCTACGCCGAGGCGTGGCGGCGCATCGCGGCGGACGGCAGGCCGGTGCGGGCGATGTTTTTCTACGTGCGCACCGGCGAAGACTTCGAGCCTGGCGAGCTGCCCGGATCCGCCGAGCTCGAGCGGTTGCTTCGGCAATCGGCCGGGCACGGGCTAGAGTTCCAAGCAGACTCCGGCGCAGAAAGGGCATGA